TCGAACCCCTCCGCCCGGAATGGCCTACATTCCATTGAACAAGGTCCTGGCCAATAAGAACGGCATTCTCACCCTGTCCAAGATCAACACGACCCTGCCGCCTTTGACGACCTGGAGGCTTCCGGAATACACGATCAAGACGGGCGGATCCTCCCTGGGCGGAAATAgcgtcaacagcagcagcctccTAACTAAAACGGAGCCCATGACGTCATCTTCATCCACGACTAaacccacaacaacaacaactacagcCAAAACAACTACCAAATCGACAACATCGACAACAACTTCCAGGCCGACGACACCGACAACCACCAAAGTGAAATCGACGACGGAATCGTTTGATTTGGCCGATTTTTTCGCCCGGGTGGCTGGAGAAGCCGGCGAATTGCTGATGGAACCTTCCATTCCGGCCGCCAACACCAGACCGAACGCCGAAAGTTCCATTTTGGGCACGTTGTTCTCCTCCCAGACGGACAAGAAGCGCAAAGACGGGCCAGAAGAAAAAGTCCGTCCTAACAATTCCGGCCGTCCCAGTGGGAATCTCCGACCACCGCAACGCAGTGGCAGCGTTCACAATTTGAACCGACCCGGTCTCTTCTCCGCTTTCAATCCCCCGCCTTTTCATCCGGAATCGATCCAGCGAGGTAATCCAGAAGCCCATCCGAAATTTCCGGTCGCCACCGGCGGTTTCCGGCCAATGGCGGACTCCAGGAAAAACGAGAAACGAAACGACGAAGTCGGTCACCACGCCAGGCCCAACACGGACGCCCTCATTCCGCTCTACGCCAGTCCCGAACGTCCGGCCCTGGCCGGAATCGTCCGGGTGACTGAGCCGCCTGGAGAAGTTGACGTCATCACGGCTCCATCCCAGTGGAATTTGATCGTCAAATCGAGTCTGACGTCATCAGACAAGAGCAAACCGCCACCCGACGTTCCAATTCCGGCCGTCTCCTTATCCCATCGTCACGGTTACATCATCGATGAAGTCGAGTCGTCGGAAGGATCGGAATCCGTCGTCGATCCCGAGTCAGACAATTTAGGCGGAGACGGACTGATGCAGCACCAGGATTCTCCGTCGAGACTGGGCGTGGCCATCGATTACGACTCACCCCAAACCGCTTCCGGTGAAGGAGTCAAATCTCATCCGTCAACTGCTGCTCCGCCTTCCGACTATGTTTCGTACGAAGACTACGAAGATTATGCGGATGAGCCTCTGCCAGAGCCGGTGGTCAACCGCACGACGTCGAACTTTGATCGGCGGAAGTTGGTCATTCCGGAAGCGGTTCCAACCACTACGGCTCCGTCCAAACTGCCTCCGCCGCCTTACGGCGTCTTCAATTTGGGCGACATGGAAGAGGAATCGTCTCCACCTCCTCCCGGCGCTTCCAGCTCGGAAGAAATGGAAGGATTCGGGGCGGCCTTCCCGGAATTGATTAGCAATTCCGTCCGGCGACTTGGAGCGCCGACGTCGATCCCCACCAATCCGCCCAGAGGCGACGAGCAGCCGCCCCGACATTATTTGGACGTCGAGGAGAAGCGTCCGGAAGTGTTTCAGTCGGAACAGGCCATCGACGCTTACGACAAGAAATTCCGGACTGTTGAAGTCGACGCCAACACGCCCGTCAACACCACCACTCTTCCGCACGACTCTTTCGGGTCGGGTCACAACAGTTCCGCTTCCGGCGAACTGAGCGGAGCCGCCTTGACTTACATCCTGATCGGCACCTTTGGCGGATTGAGTTTGCTCTTCCTGTGCGCCGTGGGATTGACGATTCGCTGCCGGAAGCGTCGGTTCATGTTCAGCACCTTCGCCACGTCGGTGATGCGCGGCCGGCGCGGTGGCCAGGACCTGGAAAGTCAATCGGGCAGTCCCAACGCTCTGACCGGACGCCGGATCGCCAACCAGACGATGGCATCCGCCGGATCGGTCAGCAAGGGCGAACTGGCCGGCGAAGCGGCCACCCACAAGCTCGGCTCCTGGTTCACTGGGCGGAATTCCGTCAGCAGCTTGCACGGCGGATCGCAGGTCAGCCGCGGGACCCGCAAACTCCGCTCGGAAGTGGCCCTGCCCAGGACCACGCCCAACACTCCCGGCGGCCGGGCCTCTTCTTCCGGCAATAAAACGGTGACCACCCGAGCCTATTTCACGGACGGAAGGACCGGATCGACTCGTGACCTCATCACCACTAACTCGTCGACCACCAGCGCCTCGTCCGACACGTCGGGAGCCGAAACGCCGGACGTCCACTCGCCGGAATCGCCTCGGACGCCTCACCGGAATTCCTGGCTGCACACGTCCTACTCGATGAAGGATCGCGGCAATAGCCTGTCGGAATTGCGTGACTCTTCCTATTATTGTCTGACGAGGGATCAGGGCGACGAGGTGTCGTCGGATGGCGAGCGCCCGCGATCCACCAGCGCCACGGTCCGCTCTCCACTCCATCACTTCCGGTCGGCGGAAGGGCTGGACTCTATTGAATCGATTCCGCCCGACCTGCCGCCCaaacgccagcagcagcagcagcgattcTCCATGGGCGACTCGATGTCGACCGTCGACCCGATGGGCTCCCACTTGACGATCCAGACGGAAGCATCCGTCACCAGCAATTGGGGCTCGGTCGAAGATCGTCTCATTTGAATAGGGCGTTGAACGTTTTGACATTTTCACActcactttttattttccccacaACACAACGTGATCATTCCGGAattccgctttttttttctttttttcactctcACAATATTTGGGGGTTCCACACGATGCGGTTGTCTCCCATAGCAACCAAAACACGGGCTtatgcgtttttttttgttttgactcTCTTTCACGGAAACAGGTGTGCGGCTTTTTTTGGTGGCGGctaatttcgaattttttttttttttttcccacattTCACAATtatctgaaaattttttatcatcGAGTCTGGCACTTGATGTTGTTTTTCTCACCATTTATAACGACCGTTTACaactttttaaagaaattacgTTGATTTGATGTGTTATTACTATTTTTAGCCATTGACAATTGTCGGCTcgcattttcctttttgttcgtGTTTCTTGAAAATGCCCGTTGATTCAGAAACAAAATAGGGGTGGAGAAAACGGGAATGCGTGTAAACTATATAACtgaactcccccccccccctaccccGCCTTTCACTCTCGATTCGAACCTCCCGCCATCCGCGCCGGGTTGTAATAAAACGACATAAATACATTTGTTACCAAGTGAACTGCTTTAGCCATTAGCTTGTCCAACTGTGAATGAGGATCTGATTTGCTTTTGATTGAACGCACACATTTTCAGGCTGAAGCGGCCAAAAAGGCGGCCGAAACGGCGTTTGAAGAGTGCTCCGACGGGGCCCGTCACGAGGTAAGTCCCCAccagttttgtttttagtttcttcttattttttgttgccaACTTTTGCGTTCACGTTccccactttttttgttttcgggaGTTTCTCGTGCGACTCGATCAAACGTTTTGATGGCGTTTGGCCTTGCCGGATGGGAATCAGTGGATTGCGAGTCGGCCGGAATCCGGATGGAtcgactttttttattttgttttcccatcaCTCAGTCGAGCCCAACCCAACAAATTCGCCATCGATTGGGTTGACATGTTGACCTTGACGGGTCGATTGTAGTGGCCGGCTATTTGGTTGTTGTGTCCACGTGAAAGAGGCGGCGACGGAAGACCAAACTATCGATAGATtccgcatttcttttttcaatgccTATTTGCGTCACTGGCGTcgaataactttttttgtgttggaaCGGCCATTGTCCGTCCGTCTTCCTACACATTTCAAACGAATTCCACGCAGTTTAGTTAAACTTGGCCAGCGTCGATTCGATCCGGTCTCCCGTTCCAAGTGGACGAACTTTGATGTATAAATTCTAATTATTTCGTACATTAGCAGACCGTATAGCGTTTGTTGGCTTATTCTCTCTAACCCCCCGAGGCATTCCGATGCTGTTGCATTAAATCATTTCTCGTAATAATAACGGACGACGTGCTGGCAGCCGTTCCACTATTCCGAATCTGCTGGCCAACATCTGCAGTagccaaaataatttttctaccgcactttttctgtttttattatttctaaagTAATAAGGAACTTCTTTGGTACACTTGAAAGGAAATTGCTGGGCAGCAAGTGTATAGcctggttattattattttcggtTGTGCCGTTTTGGTGAATTGTTATTGCTTTGAAGTGAGGCCCTATAAGATAAAATGGCGTTCAAAGTTGTATAAGGAGCTGTGGTGAGACGTAACGGGTGATGATCTCTGCAATGTgtctttgtgtttgtgtgtgtcgttgTTATGATGTAGATCAAGGCTTTCCAGAAGCAGAGGGTCCAGGAAATGCGCTTGAACCTGACACAGTTGGCCAGGAGTGAATtggccagagcgcgccaaatCAGAGCCGCTCTGCAACGGGCGCTGGATCAAGCCCGGCTCTTCCCAGTTCCGGATGACCCTCATCTCTCTTCGCTCTACtcttaaaatatatatagttTCGTCCGTgaactaaaaaattaaaaatccagTCGATGGCATTCCCGAACGAAACCCCAAAACAACCCAAATCTGCATTCCACAACATAACCAATTAACtctggaattttgtttttggtctaatcaattttcttttctaatcgtcattttcttttctttttttgtaagtctgatgtgttgttgttgttgttgttatcaacaacaacgacacaTTTTTTCTCTAACTCTCATCTCTTTCTGGCCTCCGAACAAAAATTCTTTAGTCATGTCATTTGTTTTcgcgaaaaaaccaaaatctgTCAgacaagtcatttttcattcttcttttataaCCCCTCCACTTTTGCTGTTGTTTCATAATATTGAATCTACTAGTAAATTATGTTacataatgaaataaaaaaatgtcaaatttcattcgactttgaatttgaactgttaATGTTTGCGCTTCCGGcgataatttttaaactcgGTAGCGCAAAGAATGACAGATATTTAGAAATAGCGCGTGATCACCATCTGTGTGGGATGGCCGTGAAAAAATTCGGCAAACgccaaaacaaattcaaaaccaaaaaacgacTCTAGAGTAGAGACTCTGCAGCAGCGGGTAGGCGCCATACCATTAACGGATGGGTGTATTCCGGTTCGGGAgtctaaatttaaaacacgATGACGCACTGCAataggtggtggtggggttgGGGGGTTGGGCGacagaataaataaatgaaaaatccgGAATTGGTTGGTTTCTCTTGTGTTtactcgttttttgttttttaattttattatttttccagttGTGTCGGGAGTCGTTTGCGCAGGCGTTTGATATTTCATACCGGCGGTTGCATACGACTCGCCCCAACtattttcttccgtttcttcttttttccccccactcgGCTCTTGTGTATTCCCTATTCAAAAGGTGTGTAACGCCGTTGTCGGGACGGGTTGGCCGTCAGTCGAGTCGTCAACGTTGATCCTGCAGGACCGATCCCGCTCCTACCTCAATCTGTTTTGTTCGGGTACTTGACGGGAGTTTATTTCGGGTAACAGTTTGAGTTTGAATTGGGGCGGGAACGACAATAGATCCTGTTCGTGATCCAGAGGCCCAATAGATTATCTAATCGAATTTAAGAGTCTCAattgaaaaaacgaaaaatatgcCGTCGACCAGTTGGCGTTCGCATTTCCTACCGTCGTGCAGCGTCGGCGAGCTGCAGGAAATCGCCGACGGCATGACGGGATTCGTGCTGCCAGCCGATCCGGCCAACGAAGTCTATCCGGGAGTTCTACTCGGTGATGCGtgagtttttccctttttattatattttgtgtaccgtttcttcttcttttggcaacaacaacaatttcatTCCTCTCTTATTCCGTTAAGTGCATTGTGATATGACGTAATGGCCACTAACCGAAGTGATGCGGTGactatttctcctttttgaatGGTTTTTGTTGCGTCTATACTCTATAGTCCGACGGCGTTATCCACTTACAAATTGAACCAACTCGGCGTGACTCACGTCGTTAACGTGGCCCAGGCACCCACCATCTCCATGTACCCGCCGTCCGACACTTTGAAACATTCCAAATGGCAGGACTGGGGAGCCGTCGGCGGATTCGTCCGCACTTCCGAGGTGCCAATTTCAATCTAAAATTTCTGTtaatttttcataaatttgttttatgatTCCAGGCCTATTACAGGCACGTCGGGATGGAATTCCTGGGTATTCCGGCCTACGACACCATCACCTTCAATTTGTCGCGATACTTTTACGAGTCGGCCTGTTTCATTGACGAAGCCCTTCGATCCGGAGGTATtaccaaattttcatttttttgttttgttgaagtttaatttaaattagtattttttttttaaatgaattaaaatttcttaaaataacttaaatgaaatttttatcatttttcgttttgtttgaaaatttttttttttttaattgtcgaTGACTCAATCGATTTCGTGGTTCAATTACCACCATAGGCATCGTATTGGttcactgtcacgcgggaaTCTCTCGCAGCGCTACCATCGTCGCCGCTTTCCTCATGATCAAACGCGGGATGACGGCCCAGGAAGCCATCAGAGTCATCAGGTTcgttcatttcttcttttttcttttaaaaatctcaAAGGAATTTTTGACTTTGGTCCTACCGTCCTAAGATTTGGGGggcggggggggggaggcCTTGGGGGCAATCTGAAAATAGCTATTGAGCCTCGgctaaaatgttttttctctctctttattttctcttgtgtgtcgtgtgtgtcggcttgaaattgttgtcaggTCGCGACGCTCGATCCGTCCCAACGCCGGCTTCATGCAGCAGTTGTGCGACCTCAATGAGACCCTGCTGGGCGAAAGGAGGCGGGCCAGAGCCGATCTGGTGGCCGCCGCTAGGAACGGCAACACCTCGGTCGCTGTCCTTTGAAACAACATTTCTGATACCAAGAAAACAAccagaaacaaattttggggttttttgggTGTCGTTCGTGTATGTCAACGTAATGTGAATTTTCGTGAGTTTTTCACTGAAATCCATCATCGTCGTTTTTGATGTTTGTTCCGGGGTTCTCTCTCTTCGACATTTCCTTCCTCTTTTTACAACTTTGCTGCTTCCTTACTGTCTTTGTAACTGTAACACACTCACGTTTTTATGGGCCAATACAATCAAGCCGTTGATGTCGTATAACAGCTGGTCTGCTATagtcccccaccaccaccatctttTACACCCGGAAATAACCGGCAAACTCCCATCTACTCGAATTAAGTTAGGCCGCTAGTCAACACATTAACCATATATATACTTAATTACTTTGATTTGCTCAAACTAAAAGACTTACAAGACCGTGAAAGAGCTCGTGTTCAACTCGTACTTTGtataagtttgtttttttctaaaaagaagaccgtctcttttgttgttggctaTCGAATGTCACGTGGCTTTACGTTACCAAACTTTTTGAAGAACGTCATTTCAATCGTCGTCGTCTCAGctgtaaagaaaacaatagtttttgtttattttttctctctgtagGGTAAGACGACCTCGAGGGACTCTgggacttttcttcttcttctgttgccTCTctgcatctttttttaaaataattttgttttatgccAAGATGAACATGCGACCGTGAGTCAGGCAAACCCGCCATTATTCCCCATAGCATCAGAAAaagacgaaacaaaacaaaagtcgatggaaaattgtttttttcacaAGTTTGGTGATGGTATATAGACGTGGTTAACTATACGCCCCTATATACTATTTCGCCCTTGGCAAAGTGcaaaagtgggaaaaaaaacaaaaaatgatttgatgTAACAAGAATATAGCGTGAGCGAATAATCGAAATCCCGCCGGAGGATTCACCACGGGGGATTTTAAAAGGTTTGACTCCCGCGAGAGATTCCCCGGCTCTTCATTTTGTGTTATACGCGTTATCACGCGATCGCATCAATTACTTATTGCCGCCATCATCCACACTCTATAATTTACcgagtttttaaaattacatcaATCATGGGTATCAGCAGAAAAACCAGTTTCTCTACTACCATCATCAATTCAAAAACTTTGAACTTATAGCGGTtaactattttatttgaattttaaatttcgcggggatttttaaaagaataaaaaagggaattctTTCATGTGATTTTCGTAGAACATTGTGTGTCGCCTCTGATGATGCCGCTAAAGTATCAATGTAGCGACATAACATTTTACGACGTTGTCCATAAAACTGGCGGAGTCGTTCCAAAAGTGGACGGATCGTGCCAGAGCGACGCAGGAGAGACGGGCAGCAAGTTGTCGCTGGCCCCACCAGATCGTTTCACGACAACGACGACATCACCTTTGCGACAACCGATCGATCCAGCAAACTTTTCTTCCGCCGAGGTAAAGGTGGGGGGGAGGTGCTGTGTGTCGTTATAAATTTTATCCAGCGGAGTTCTTTTTTGAAGGATCGGTGGGCGGCGGAGTTTAAgtagatcatcatttattcatttgttagtcaattaagattttttcaaaggaGGGCCAGTCGTGAGTTGGTGGCTCTATTGTGTACGAGAAATCCAGCACCTTCTTGTATATGCCGTTACACACTCCGGTCCGGCACTATACCCTGCGCCTTTTATTGTTAATAATACACGTGGAAAGAATGGCGCACGCAGTATAGGAACATCGTTATTATTTTCACGAACCAACGTCATACTGGGCGGCGGCACAGAGAGTCGTGATGGCCTTCCGTGAGTCAACAGTGGCCCGGGACGCATATAAATGTCGACTGGACTTATTTGCAAAAAGAGCTGGCGGCGGCACGTTTCAACTATTATTTACTACTACGACTGCTACTGTACTACTACGATTTATATTTagagttgttgtgtgtgtatttccctggccaccaccaccacccgccACGCTATACAGCGAAATATTGATCACATTAAGCGACTATCCTTGTCCGTTGGACTAATGATAGTCTCAACTCGCCGATGTTTTCTATCAAGTCGACGGGGGGCCTGAAAAAATATCGTGGACAGAGTCGTGTAAAAGTTTCTGGGCCGACATTCAACGGGTAAATCGGACTGAAATTGTTGTCTGGTTTGGCCTTGAGGGCCCGTTGGAATGacgtgattaaaaaaagtaGACTAGGGCTCGGGTTGGGCCCGTTTTGTTTAAACAAAGTTGTGTTATTTCGCCAAACGATTCGCTTTGAGGCACTTTCGACTGACAACTTTCTAACCCTTCGGCCACTTTTGTCTAGACGCACGAAATCATTTAGAACGGCTTCGGTATTTTTATACGTTTatgtttattcaatttttctctccatcaTAAAAATATAAGTGAAAAGACCAaagttaaatttattgaattttcaatATTCCCGAACCACAAGCCCTA
The sequence above is drawn from the Daphnia pulicaria isolate SC F1-1A chromosome 1, SC_F0-13Bv2, whole genome shotgun sequence genome and encodes:
- the LOC124316605 gene encoding dual specificity protein phosphatase 3-like, with the translated sequence MPSTSWRSHFLPSCSVGELQEIADGMTGFVLPADPANEVYPGVLLGDAPTALSTYKLNQLGVTHVVNVAQAPTISMYPPSDTLKHSKWQDWGAVGGFVRTSEAYYRHVGMEFLGIPAYDTITFNLSRYFYESACFIDEALRSGGIVLVHCHAGISRSATIVAAFLMIKRGMTAQEAIRVIRSRRSIRPNAGFMQQLCDLNETLLGERRRARADLVAAARNGNTSVAVL